The following DNA comes from Sorex araneus isolate mSorAra2 chromosome 5, mSorAra2.pri, whole genome shotgun sequence.
gtttgttttggggtcacaagtCCTGGTGTAACTGATCAGAACTGGATTACCCCTCCGGTGCTTGGAGAGACCAAATAcatttccagggatcaaacctgggtgagaccaccagttgtgctcaaggcaagcgccttaaccatCTCTTGGGAAGCCACTCTGTCTCTTCCTAGCTGTGTGAACTTTTTAGGGAGACTGTTTAATTTGAcactgctttcttgactgtaaaATAGAACAAGTAGTGCATAATGCCTGTAATAGGTTGCTAAGAGTAATAAATCAGAAAACTTAGCTTAGAGTTTGGTCTAAACTGAGGTGTAAATATCATATAAGATCTCTTACCCACAACCTATCTGGTTTCAAAAACTGAAAGATTTAAAGACTATGCACAagcaattttttattaataatataaaatgaggTGGGGATATAATGTATCTATGCTGTAAGAGGATTCtgcgcaggtgttcgacctggcacagaccctccaagatacggtcctgctctgccagctgctcaacaacctccaggcgcactccatcaacctcaaggagatcaacctgaggccgcagatgtcccaggtgctgcccagagacacaggcagtgcgtgtttgtcagtgtgcagatcattacaacatgccagtcgaccaaaagcttacattcggtagactgggaacacctgtaaaggcgattagaggctgccccaaaagcctctgtccctctccaaaagtccagcaagctactgagagtaccccacccgcacggcagagtctggcaagctacttgtggtgtacttaatatatcaaaaatagtaacaaggacgaggacggtcctcattcctctgatcctgaaagagcccccaatacgacaTCGGGCTACATgcgacagggacggatggagacgttattggcgcccgctcaagcaaatcaatgaacaacgggatgacagtgataaaatgagGCTTGATAAATGCCCATTTCATTGTGCATGTGCAAGATAATGCCACACTGAAGATGTGCCTTCATCTGTGACTTCTAGTCCACACTGGTAAATCAACAATGGCAAATCAGTGATGAAAATGAAAAGTATGAAGAATAAAAACTGGAGGAAGAGTTACTATtagttacttttttattgaactaTCCACACCATTTTTAAAAGGAGGTAGGacaaaacataatataaaataaaataaaataaaataaaataaaataaaataaaataggggctggagcaataacagcgtgtagggtgcttgccttgcacgtggctaccagggttcgaatcccagcatctcatatggtcccccgagcactgccaggagtaaatcctgaatgcatgagccaggagtaatccctgtgcatcgccgggtgtgacccaaaaaccaaaacaaacaaacaaaataaacagaataaaataaaaggaggtaaaggctagagagatagtacagtgagcaggtcacttgctttgtatgcagctgactcaggtttgatcctcagcaccacatatggtccctagagcccagagtgatccctgagtgtaaagtaAGGagtaagcatagctgggtgtggtaaaatatccccatttttttttttaattttaaaaagaaggtcTCTCTGGTGCTATGGAAAAATCAAAAAATCTATTTAACatggggcaagagcaatagtccagcaggcagagcatgtgccttgtacttggctgaccagggtttggtccctggcatcccttgtAGTCCaccgagcatcatcaggagtgatctctgagtgcagaaccagggataaggcctgaacaccaccccaaaacaagcaacaaacaaaataaatatatttaataaaatgggtatgtacttttataaaaatgttgTCTAAAACACGTTGCTTAACAACTAGTCGCTGAATGGgtatgatgaacaacaggacctaAACCTCGCTGCTTCAGGAACTTGAAAGGTTTATGAGCAAATAATCACATAAAAGGTTCAAGTACAATGAACGGTAGTCACACATACAACGTAGacagaagaaaaagggaaaagacagGAGGTATTAAGTTGCATTTTGAAAGAAGCTTCCTAATCAAAAGAAGGTGGGAAGAACATTCCAGATTAAGGTAAAACATGTTGAAAGGCATGAAACTACAAACTGCATGATCTATTCAATTCTGAATTCCAAGATCTTCAAGTGTTTTAAAAGTTGGAGAAAGAAGCAGGGCCTGTCATGGAAGGCTTTCACTTtgctgagaaagcatttgaagcAGGTGTACTGCATTATTAGCAATAACACCAAGGGctgagatatagtatagtgggtggggctggagcgatagcacagcgggcagggcgtttgccttgcacttggccgaccaggttcgattcccagcatcccatatggtcccctgagcactgccaggagtaattcctgagtgcaaagctaggaggtaactcctatgcattgccgagtatgacacccccccccaaaaaaaagatatagtatagttttaaggagcttgccttgcacaagcaggatctgggttcgattcctagcatcccatagggtctcccaagcactgccatgaataatttcttgagttcagagccaggagtaacccccgagtatcaATGGatgtgaccagaaaaaaaaaaaaagtgaacactAGCTGCAGTGTGAAGGATGGAATGAATAGGGGAATAAAGAGCAGAGATTAATGTGACTTCTTACGGTCAAAAACAGACGGAATCATATTATGTTTGGCACAAGGGAAGATACCACCTTCCTAGTGCTACCTAAGTATCTTCAGCAGTAATCACAGGAATCCATGAATCAAGCGGTCTACTAATAAAGCACCCTCACTCAGTCAAGCCATCCACACTGCGAATTGTGACACCACTTCCACGTTAAAGCCTGGGTTATTTAGGATCTTCTCTAACACCCAAACACCATCCCAGCAGGCTAACTGGCTAGATGCAAGTTTCATTCGAACGCTTGGTGCATAAGCTGCGCAGGCGTCCGAATGGCCTTACCAGATTCCACTGTCTCCTCCCCTTCTGGTAAGAGCCTGGCTTTCTTAGCATTCTGGGGGGCGTCATCGCCATTGTCCTCATATATGTTAGACCATTTTATGGCCATGTCCAGCTCTGGCGGTGGCGGCCTCCGCTCGGCTGAGTATGTTTCTGGGGGTGGCACACAGCTGGACTTCCAAATCCTGAACTCCTTGGGAGGCTGTCAAGCAAACACATGAAGAAGCGCCGTGACCACCCGACGGTCCTACCGTCGGGCTGTACATGCACCTCCCTAGAGGTCGTTTCAGTACTTGCggctgaatttaatttttaatatatattttttctccttttaggtTAAAAgacacaatatttttttcatccaaaaaaaaaaaatcacaaggctGTTGTTAAGTGCAAAgccaaagggttttttttttttcctacacgAATAAAGCTCAGAACTTTTAGTTACCAAAAGAAGAATCCAGTGTCAGTTACTACGCCAAGGCTGACCCTCCGGGAGGCTGCGGCAGACGCTGTCGCGGAGGCAGCAGCGCGGGTAGCTCCGGCGTCAAAGGGAAGGGGTCTCGGGGAGCAGctgcagcggggggcgggggagtcacCACCGTTAGTCCTGGCCGCGCGGGGTCGGGGCACCGAGCTCGGAGGTGGGGGCGTCTGCGGGCCGGCCCCGGCACCCAcccggcggggggcagggggcccgggctccccggggcgggagggggcggtggctgcggggggggggtcgCGGGGGGCTCGGCCGGgacccgcgggggcggggggtggggtctcACCTCCTCGGGCGCCTTGACCACGCGCCTCTCCCAGTCGATCTGCTTGTTGAGCGGGTTGTAGAGGAAGGCCGGCCGCGCCACGCTCCGGAACAGCTCGTCGGGGCCCGGCAGCCGCTTCTCCGCCTGCTTCCCCGCCGCATCGGGGGCCCTGTCGCGGGTCTCCTCGGGCTCGCTGTCCTCCTCCTCGCCCGACGACCCGGAGCTGCTGCTCCCGTAGGCCGCGAAATAGCTCAGAGGGTCCTTTTCCTCCGCTGCCATGACGGCGGCGCGCAACGACTCCGGGCTCTGGCGGAAACCGGAAGCGAGTGTCGGGCCCGCCCGCATCGATGGCTCCACCTTCCCGATGGCGCCGCCTCCCCGTTGGCCCCGCCTCCCCAATGGCGCCGTCCTCCCGGTGGCCCCGCCTCCCTAGAGGCCCTGCCTTCCAGATGGCCCCGCCTCCAGGTttgcggggcggggcgaggcgaGGCTTGGCGCTCCCTGGCGGCTGCCGGGCGCTCCAGCTCCCTAGCCTAGGCACTTCCCTGTCCAAAGCCAAACTCCGGTGTCTTGTGCTGACTTCATTAAGGAACCCTGGTTTGTGGTCTCTAGCAAGCGTTCAGCATTCAGTAAGGTTTATTAGAGGCttatagttttgctttttctttatcaGTCCGTTTTATTTTTGCCCAGAGAAACCCAAAATTTCTTCCTGAGCCTTTTGCATTTCCTCTTCCAAACTAACCTCTCAGTccctgtattccaaaccataatgctccaaag
Coding sequences within:
- the C5H1orf52 gene encoding UPF0690 protein C1orf52 homolog, which codes for MRAGPTLASGFRQSPESLRAAVMAAEEKDPLSYFAAYGSSSSGSSGEEEDSEPEETRDRAPDAAGKQAEKRLPGPDELFRSVARPAFLYNPLNKQIDWERRVVKAPEEPPKEFRIWKSSCVPPPETYSAERRPPPPELDMAIKWSNIYEDNGDDAPQNAKKARLLPEGEETVESDDEKNEHTSKKRKVEPGEPAKKRK